A window of the Mesotoga prima MesG1.Ag.4.2 genome harbors these coding sequences:
- the aar gene encoding bifunctional L-alanine/L-glutamate racemase — protein MEKKYITEILHHLGEDDLPCGAVNPPIFQTSIFSFKGFDEFSTALSDETNHFLYTRGNNPTVNILEEKLAALEHAERAKLFGSGVAAIVSSISAFLKSGDHIVTVKDCYSWTSTYVTQYLARFGVEHTYVEGNDVNEIEAALKPNTKIIYLESPTTFTFKLQDLTEVSSLAKMRGVKTIIDNTWATPIYQNPIDFGIDLVVHSASKYLGGNSDVVGGVVAGSDEDVRRIFEKEFLNTGAVPDPFAAWLILRGIRTLHIRMPVHFQNAMELSRRLQKSEAVESVLYPMLESSEQYALAKKQMRGGSGLFSFKLKTRDIDRIKKFVNSLRFFRRAVSWGGYESLISPYAVSHRDPGDNVSLIRIHAGLEEIEVLSEDLDRAMKELG, from the coding sequence ATGGAAAAGAAGTACATAACTGAGATTTTGCATCATCTGGGTGAAGACGATCTACCTTGTGGGGCGGTAAATCCTCCCATATTTCAAACTTCGATCTTCTCTTTCAAGGGCTTTGACGAGTTCTCAACGGCCCTTTCAGACGAGACGAACCATTTTCTGTACACCAGAGGAAACAACCCTACAGTAAATATTCTCGAAGAGAAACTGGCTGCGCTGGAGCACGCGGAGAGGGCAAAGCTTTTCGGATCTGGAGTTGCGGCAATCGTTTCGAGTATTTCCGCTTTCTTGAAGAGCGGTGATCACATAGTAACTGTCAAGGACTGCTACAGCTGGACATCCACCTATGTAACCCAGTATCTGGCCAGATTTGGAGTGGAACATACCTATGTGGAAGGTAACGATGTGAATGAGATCGAGGCAGCTCTTAAACCCAACACGAAGATTATCTATCTCGAAAGTCCCACTACTTTCACTTTTAAGCTGCAAGACTTGACGGAAGTATCTTCACTGGCCAAGATGAGGGGTGTGAAGACGATAATAGACAACACCTGGGCGACTCCCATCTACCAGAATCCGATCGATTTTGGAATAGACCTGGTAGTCCATTCCGCATCCAAGTATCTGGGCGGAAACAGCGATGTCGTAGGAGGAGTTGTAGCAGGGTCCGATGAGGATGTCAGAAGAATATTCGAAAAAGAGTTTCTCAACACTGGAGCCGTTCCCGATCCCTTTGCTGCCTGGCTTATTCTGAGGGGGATCCGGACTCTGCATATCCGGATGCCCGTGCATTTCCAGAACGCTATGGAGCTCAGCAGAAGGCTACAGAAGAGTGAAGCCGTCGAATCCGTTTTGTATCCGATGCTCGAGAGCTCGGAGCAATATGCGCTTGCCAAGAAGCAGATGAGGGGAGGATCGGGCCTCTTCTCGTTTAAGCTTAAGACCCGGGATATCGACAGGATAAAGAAATTCGTGAACTCCCTGAGATTTTTCAGGAGAGCCGTCAGCTGGGGCGGATATGAAAGTCTGATCTCTCCGTACGCCGTTTCTCACAGGGACCCCGGTGACAATGTATCTCTGATAAGGATTCATGCCGGTCTAGAAGAAATTGAAGTCCTTTCGGAGGATCTCGATAGAGCCATGAAAGAGCTCGGCTGA
- a CDS encoding alpha-mannosidase, giving the protein MYHSRNEYCTRLRKELAELFPYTLIERKAIGGWRFSDFGAERPPEKGWKEISVGYRWDETKFPVWFRTSIESEKPEDGERLFLKAVPGGESLVLIDGRSFGEINVYHQFLDLTEFADGKSHVIDIQTVPKGLLGTHLPDPVFEGAELLLQDRFVSSTYLDFTVAIEVLEATRDEFLSEKLLKIISDCLSEIELPRSTDQYFKTAPDNPTLFGHHTYGSVNEIWQSPRFEKSEGNRLTDNYRHTVMKAREKLASNIASLRDEHSAVGTVHVTGQSHIDYAWLWPIDETKRKIRRTFANAVRMMEKFPEFVYLQSSAQMYMDLKENDRDLFERVKEKISQGKWETIGGTWVESDCTISSAESLARQFLYGQMFFEKEFGMRSSVAWLPDVFGFSWTLPQIMKEAGIEYFSTTKLKWNEKNRFPLDLFLWRGLDGSEIVCHFFDNPLGGYNGMLNPEAILGTWENFQDKRVYDKTITTFGYGDGGGGPTDDMVEYYERLKEYPGMPKLEMAPLTKYFKELPSTLELPVWDDELYFELHRGTYTSQARTKKLHKDAEDALYRLEVVGAIVCSREKYPLERARKLWATLLHNEFHDILPGSSINEAHIQAENELGQLIREANQITGTLLDPAGDGNPSFKTVINVGSYPQKAIFIDDNEMNLYDGTGKVLASQRTYDGRFVYSYDHDIQPFSSEVFECFGGKVEEHAMESDPVLENSFLRVEVNSDGSVSVFDKQLQKEVTSGPGNCLYVYKDIPVAWDAWDIDHDYKISGKRLTALDVRTIESGPVRKVVQARYEYEGSSIVQRYILSASSRRLDIENDIDWHTRRTLLKAHFPVSILSREVRCDLSAGYSRRSTRVRNTFEDARFEFPAHRWVELEEPGLAVAILNDGKYGHSCNGSDISLTLLRSPIYPDFFADEGRHRFTYSLFSHDGEDAVRVVEEAEGLNKEMIKINGKIDLGTAVIQISARNLKVLALKHSEKSGYVLRLAEVEGRRGVAKISTALAFERCWISNVLEDKVCELPVIDGKVELPYRQFGLHTLRFE; this is encoded by the coding sequence GTGTATCATTCTAGAAATGAGTACTGTACAAGGCTTAGAAAGGAACTAGCAGAGCTTTTCCCGTATACTTTGATCGAGAGAAAAGCGATTGGCGGATGGAGATTCAGTGATTTCGGCGCGGAAAGACCGCCCGAGAAAGGCTGGAAGGAGATCTCCGTTGGCTACCGGTGGGATGAGACAAAATTCCCGGTGTGGTTCAGAACCTCCATAGAGTCAGAAAAACCTGAAGACGGAGAGAGGCTCTTCCTCAAAGCGGTTCCCGGAGGAGAAAGTCTGGTCTTGATTGACGGCCGTTCTTTTGGTGAGATAAATGTATATCATCAGTTTCTGGACCTAACGGAGTTTGCTGATGGGAAGAGCCACGTAATTGATATACAGACAGTCCCAAAGGGGCTGCTCGGTACTCACTTGCCCGATCCGGTCTTTGAAGGCGCCGAACTGCTCCTTCAAGATAGATTCGTATCAAGCACATATCTCGATTTTACGGTCGCGATCGAGGTTCTTGAGGCAACCAGAGATGAATTCCTCTCAGAGAAGCTATTGAAAATCATAAGCGACTGCCTCTCCGAGATCGAGCTTCCTAGATCTACTGATCAGTACTTTAAGACGGCCCCTGACAATCCGACTCTTTTCGGGCACCATACATATGGAAGCGTAAACGAGATCTGGCAATCCCCAAGGTTTGAGAAGTCCGAAGGAAACAGACTGACCGACAATTATCGCCACACGGTCATGAAGGCCCGTGAGAAACTCGCGAGTAATATAGCCAGCTTGAGAGACGAGCATAGTGCGGTGGGCACCGTTCATGTTACCGGTCAGTCACACATTGACTATGCCTGGCTTTGGCCGATAGATGAGACCAAGAGGAAGATAAGAAGGACCTTTGCCAATGCTGTGAGAATGATGGAGAAGTTTCCGGAATTCGTTTATCTTCAGTCTTCGGCTCAGATGTACATGGATTTGAAGGAGAACGATCGCGATCTCTTCGAGAGGGTAAAGGAGAAGATTTCGCAGGGCAAATGGGAAACGATCGGCGGAACGTGGGTTGAGAGCGACTGCACTATTTCCAGCGCCGAATCACTTGCCAGGCAGTTTCTATACGGCCAGATGTTCTTCGAAAAGGAGTTCGGTATGAGATCTTCTGTGGCATGGCTTCCTGATGTCTTTGGCTTCTCCTGGACACTTCCTCAAATCATGAAGGAAGCGGGAATAGAATACTTTTCGACGACCAAGCTGAAGTGGAATGAGAAGAATCGTTTCCCTCTCGACCTCTTCTTGTGGAGGGGGTTGGATGGCAGTGAAATAGTCTGCCATTTCTTCGATAACCCTCTCGGGGGTTACAACGGAATGCTTAATCCAGAAGCGATTCTTGGCACATGGGAGAACTTCCAGGATAAAAGAGTTTACGATAAGACAATAACCACCTTTGGCTACGGCGACGGCGGCGGCGGTCCGACAGACGACATGGTCGAATACTATGAAAGGCTCAAAGAGTACCCTGGCATGCCGAAACTCGAAATGGCCCCCTTGACGAAGTATTTCAAGGAGTTGCCTTCCACTCTGGAACTGCCCGTTTGGGACGACGAGCTGTACTTCGAGCTGCACAGAGGAACATATACTAGCCAGGCAAGAACAAAGAAGTTGCATAAGGATGCGGAAGACGCTCTATACAGATTGGAAGTCGTCGGTGCAATAGTCTGCAGTAGAGAAAAGTATCCACTCGAAAGAGCCAGGAAACTTTGGGCGACACTTCTTCACAACGAGTTTCACGATATTCTTCCCGGTTCATCAATAAATGAAGCTCACATCCAGGCCGAAAATGAACTTGGCCAGTTAATCAGAGAGGCAAATCAAATAACCGGTACTCTACTTGACCCTGCCGGCGATGGAAACCCTTCATTCAAAACCGTAATCAATGTTGGGTCTTATCCTCAAAAAGCAATATTTATTGACGATAATGAAATGAATCTCTATGACGGGACGGGCAAGGTTCTGGCAAGCCAGAGAACATATGACGGAAGATTTGTTTACAGCTATGATCATGATATTCAACCCTTTTCGAGCGAGGTTTTCGAGTGTTTCGGTGGGAAGGTCGAGGAACACGCTATGGAAAGCGATCCCGTCCTTGAAAACAGCTTTTTGCGTGTTGAAGTAAACTCCGATGGAAGTGTTTCCGTTTTTGATAAGCAACTTCAAAAAGAAGTAACCTCCGGCCCAGGGAACTGTCTCTACGTATACAAGGACATTCCAGTTGCTTGGGATGCATGGGATATCGATCACGATTACAAGATATCTGGCAAGAGACTGACCGCCCTCGACGTGAGGACGATTGAGAGCGGTCCGGTGAGGAAGGTTGTTCAGGCGAGATACGAGTATGAAGGAAGCTCAATAGTGCAGAGATACATTTTAAGTGCCTCTTCAAGGAGACTGGATATTGAAAACGATATCGACTGGCACACTAGAAGGACTCTTCTCAAGGCTCACTTTCCCGTCAGCATTCTTTCTAGAGAAGTAAGATGTGATCTCTCCGCGGGATACTCAAGGAGAAGTACGAGGGTTCGAAACACCTTTGAAGATGCCCGATTCGAATTTCCGGCTCATCGCTGGGTCGAGCTGGAAGAGCCAGGTCTTGCCGTAGCTATTCTCAACGACGGCAAGTATGGTCATTCCTGCAACGGTTCGGATATATCTCTTACACTTCTTAGATCGCCCATTTATCCCGATTTCTTTGCAGATGAGGGAAGGCATCGTTTCACCTACTCGTTGTTCTCTCATGATGGAGAGGATGCTGTCAGGGTGGTCGAGGAAGCCGAGGGCCTTAACAAGGAGATGATCAAGATTAACGGAAAGATAGATCTTGGAACAGCCGTGATTCAAATCTCAGCGAGAAACCTCAAGGTACTTGCCTTGAAGCATTCCGAGAAGAGCGGTTACGTACTCCGGCTCGCTGAAGTCGAA